One window from the genome of Salvia miltiorrhiza cultivar Shanhuang (shh) chromosome 7, IMPLAD_Smil_shh, whole genome shotgun sequence encodes:
- the LOC130992611 gene encoding pentatricopeptide repeat-containing protein At1g77405 yields MSFPAPLRRRFSTQTNHLVGQVLAAIIQNKPFTTSPPPHHRTWTSESVIQVLRSIPLYLFQSPRSIGRQKTFRHRSPLRQRNLRQETLKFQKGALVLGPAAHRDPKRLNLGLEKALDFYYWVETYFGFQHDERTCREMALVLAKGNRMNLLWDFLKNMSGRYKKFNLVTTVTMTCLIKALGEEGLVNEAMSAFYRMKQFHCKPDIYAYNNVIYALCRVGFFKKAKFLFEQMELPGFRCPPDVFTYTILISSYCRYAMETGSRKAIRRRVWEANHLFRLMIFKGFVPDVVTYNCLINGCCKTGRVGRALELFEDMEKSGCVPNQVTYNSFIRYYSAVNEVDRGVEMLRRMQERGHGVPSSSSYTPIIHTLCEVGRLAEAVGFLVELVEGGSVPREYTCRLICNALDSAGEMDLVDEKLRRHIESGIANRIRQVMKVKPAMRVDKNVGSESASME; encoded by the coding sequence ATGTCCTTCCCGGCGCCGCTCCGGCGCCGCTTCTCCACCCAAACCAACCACCTAGTCGGCCAAGTGCTGGCGGCGATAATCCAAAACAAACCCTTCACTACCTCCCCTCCACCCCACCACCGCACCTGGACTTCAGAAAGTGTAATTCAAGTGCTAAGATCAATCCCATTATACCTCTTCCAATCCCCAAGATCAATCGGCCGCCAAAAAACCTTCCGCCACCGCTCTCCGCTCCGGCAGAGAAATCTCCGGCAAGAAACGCTCAAATTCCAAAAAGGGGCTCTTGTTCTTGGCCCAGCTGCTCACAGGGACCCCAAAAGATTGAATCTTGGGCTCGAAAAAGCACTCGACTTTTACTATTGGGTGGAAACGTATTTTGGGTTTCAACACGATGAACGAACTTGCAGAGAAATGGCGCTCGTTTTGGCTAAAGGTAATCGAATGAATTTATTGTGGGATTTCTTGAAAAATATGTCGGGAAGGTATAAAAAATTCAATCTTGTTACTACTGTGActatgacttgtttgatcaaggCTTTGGGGGAGGAGGGTTTGGTGAATGAGGCCATGTCTGCATTTTATCGAATGAAGCAGTTCCATTGCAAACCCGATATTTATGCTTACAACAATGTGATTTATGCGCTTTGTAGAGTAGGGTTTTTCAAGAAAGCTAAGTTCTTATTCGAGCAGATGGAGCTGCCGGGGTTTAGATGCCCGCCCGATGTGTTCACTTACACGATCTTGATTAGCTCGTATTGTAGGTATGCGATGGAGACGGGTTCTAGGAAGGCCATAAGGAGGCGAGTGTGGGAGGCGAATCACTTGTTTAGGTTGATGATCTTTAAGGGATTTGTGCCGGATGTGGTGACTTACAACTGCTTGATTAATGGCTGTTGCAAGACGGGTAGGGTAGGGAGGGCGTTGGAATTGTTTGAGGATATGGAAAAGAGCGGGTGTGTGCCTAATCAGGTTACTTACAATTCTTTTATTAGGTACTATAGTGCTGTGAATGAGGTTGATCGGGGTGTTGAGATGTTGAGGAGGATGCAGGAGAGGGGTCATGGTGTCCCAAGCTCGAGTAGTTACACGCCTATTATTCACACCCTTTGTGAGGTGGGGAGGTTGGCCGAGGCAGTGGGGTTTCTGGTGGAGTTGGTTGAGGGGGGATCAGTTCCAAGGGAGTATACTTGTAGATTAATTTGTAACGCGTTGGATTCAGCAGGGGAGATGGATTTGGTGGATGAGAAGCTGCGTAGGCACATTGAGAGTGGGATTGCAAACCGGATTAGACAAGTGATGAAGGTGAAGCCGGCTATGAGAGTAGACAAGAACGTGGGGAGTGAGTCGGCTTccatggaatga
- the LOC130992672 gene encoding uncharacterized protein LOC130992672: MDDAIDTGYHPGSEFVEDKREPLIDLETTDSTELWLIQWPINQTPEFSGQQVSIKLQGDGHIGTFESSSGISYEMLSMKSQGPKETVFLSSVSEAKIAGKISKHVSLIHYPEPSELQKRNSLNLSLSQRSSMTTSTLSGRRLATPSRSVKPRNSHGMSGYSTPSSRTKSSVSGLGEPSKPPKRKRVDSAQDSGKTTSAVTSTDTMEQSQERKSKKKRKTET, translated from the exons ATGGATGATGCCATCGACACAGGTTACCATCCAGGGTCAGAGTTTGTGGAGGATAAAAGGGAACCCTTGATTGATCTGGAGACGACGGACTCCACCGAACTATGGCTCATTCAGTGGCCGATTAATCAG ACTCCTGAATTCAGTGGGCAACAAGTGTCCATTAAACTTCAGGGTGATGGACATATAGGCACCTTTGAGAGTTCGTCTG GAATATCATATGAAATGTTGAGCATGAAATCCCAAGGTCCCAAAGAAACAGTCTTCTTATCTTCAGTATCAGAGGCAAAAATCG CTGGGAAGATCTCTAAGCATGTTTCTCTGATTCACTATCCTGAGCCTAGTGAACTGCAAAAACGCAACAGCTTGAATTTGAGTCTGTCTCAACGGTCTTCCATGACGACCTCAACTCTGTCCGGTCGTCGTTTGGCCACTCCTAGTCGTAGTGTGAAGCCTAGAAACTCACATGGAATGAGTGGCTATTCAACTCCAAGTAGCAGAACCAAGAGTTCAGTTTCTGGATTAGGGGAGCCTTCAAAGCCTCCAAAGCGAAAACGTGTGGATTCAGCTCAAGATTCAGGAAAAACCACCAGTGCTGTTACCTCTACTGATACTATGGAGCAGTCTCAGGAAAGAAAGtcgaaaaagaaaaggaaaactgAAACCTAA